In Ailuropoda melanoleuca isolate Jingjing chromosome 4, ASM200744v2, whole genome shotgun sequence, the following proteins share a genomic window:
- the LOC100472980 gene encoding LOW QUALITY PROTEIN: putative gustatory receptor clone PTE01 (The sequence of the model RefSeq protein was modified relative to this genomic sequence to represent the inferred CDS: deleted 1 base in 1 codon) has product MRRVMDRHSFVMAQHRGPTVQCPSHIEQQNLTSVSEFFLTGLSDDPEQQPLLFGLFLSMYLVTVLGNLLIILAVSCDPHLHTPMYFFLSNLSLADIGFTSTTIPKMIVGIQTQSRAISYVGCLTQMSFFMLFGCLDSLLLAVMAYDRFVAICHPLHYMVIVNPRLCGLLVLTSFFISLLVSQMHNSIVLQLAYFKDVEISHFFCDPSQLLNLACSDTSTNNIVMYFVGAVSGFLPISGIFFSYYKIVSSILRVSSAGGKYKVFSTCGSHLSVVCLFYGTGLGVYLSSAVSRSPRKGAVASVVYTVVTPMLNPFIYSLRNRDIKRAMRRLFSNTI; this is encoded by the exons gtGTCCAAGCCACATAGAACAACAAAATCTAACGAGTGTCTCAGAATTCTTCCTCACGGGACTCTCAGACGATCCAGAACAGCAGCCCCTTCTCTTTGGGCTGTTCCTGTCCATGTACCTGGTCACCGTGCTGGGGAACCTGCTcatcatcctggccgtcagctgtgacccccacctccacacccccatgtacttcttcctctccaacctgTCCTTGGCTGACATtggtttcacctccaccaccatccccaagatGATCGTGGGCATCCAAACTCAGAGCAGAGCCATCTCCTATGTGGGTTGCCTGACTCAGATgtctttttttatgctttttgggTGTTTGGATAGTCTCCTTCTGGCTGTGATGGCGTATGACCGGTTTGTGGCTATCTGTCAC CCCCTGCACTACATGGTCATTGTGAACCCCCGCCTCTGTGGCTTGTTGGTTTTGACCTCTTTTTTCATCAGCCTGTTGGTCTCCCAGATGCACAATTCAATTGTGTTGCAGCTTGCCTACTTCAAGGATGtggaaatttctcatttcttctgcGATCCTTCTCAACTCCTCAACCTTGCCTGTTCTGACACCTCCACCAATAACATAGTCATGTATTTTGTGGGTGCCGTCTCTGGCTTTCTGCCTATCTCAGGGATCTTTTTCTCTTACTATAAAATTGTTTCCTCCATTCTGAGAGTCTCATCCGCAGGTGGGAAGTACAAAGTCTTCTCCACCTGTGGCTCCCACCTGTCagttgtttgcttattttatggAACAGGCCTCGGGGTGTACCTCAGTTCAGCTGTCTCACGTTCTCCCAGGAAGGGTGCAGTGGCCTCAGTGGTGTATACTGTGGTCACCCCCATGCTGAACCctttcatctacagcctgaggaacagggaCATCAAAAGGGCCATGCGGAGGCTCTTCAGCAACACAATTTAA